Genomic window (candidate division KSB1 bacterium):
CAGTGACCTCGACGCTCCTGATTGTGCTGCCACTGGGGAGCAAAGGTGCATCCGGGGAGCCCAAGGTGATTTCCACATAAAGTGCGCCCATCAGTCCGATGGTGGTGATGAACGCCTCCGAGTCGACTCTGATCGGCGCATCGCCCCGCACCTCCAGCACCACTTCCACCCGGGAGTCGCCGTCCGCAGGGATGCGCAGGGCAGTGACCCGCCCGACCTCCATGCCGCCAACGCGCACCAGCGAGCCCCGCGTGATGCCACCCACGTAGCGGAAACGCACTGAATAGCGATGCGTGTCGCGCTTGAGGTCCAGGCCGCTGATGGCAATGATGAACGTCAGCAGGATCAGCAGGCTAACGATGACGAAAACGCCGGCCTTCACTTCGCTGCGGCGGTAAGTCATCCTAATCTCCTGGTTCTTGCGTCAGGGCGCGAAAGTACGCCTTGGGGTCGAGCTCCTCCTCATCGGCCTCGCGGTTGAGGAACTGCTGCACCCGGCGGTGCGTGCTGGCGCGCAGCTCATCGGGGGTGCCCACGGCAATGATGCGCCCGCCATCGATCATCGCGATGCGATCGGCAATGGTGAAGATGGAGGCCAACTCGTGCGTCACCACCACCATGGTCATCTTGAACGCCCTCTTCAGGCGCAGCAGAAGCTTGTCGATGCCCATGGCCACCACCGGGTCCAGGCCCGCCGACGGCTCGTCGCAAAAGAGGTACTCGGGGTCCATGGCGATGGCCCGCGCCAGGGCGGCCCGCTTCTTCATGCCCCCTGACAGCTGCGCCGGCCAAAAGTGCTCAAAGCCGGCCAGCCCCACCGCGTCCAGCTTCATGCGCGTCATGATGCGAATGGTCGATTCCTCCAGGCGGGTGTGCTCCCGCAACGGCAGGGCCACGTTGTCGCCGATGCTCATTGAATTGAACAGCGCCCCGCTCTGGAATAGGACTCCCATCTTTCTGAGGAGCTCGTTTCTGGCCTTGTCGTCCGCGCTGGTGATGTCGATCCCGTCGATGAACACGTGGCCGCTGGCCGGCTGGTCCAGGCCAACCATGTGGCGCAGCAAGGTGCTCTTGCCGCACCCCGAGCGGCCGACAATGACCATGGTCTCGCCCTTGCGCACTTCCAAATTGATGTGGTCCAAGATGACGCGGCTGTCGTAGCGCGCTACCAAGTCGCAAACCTGTATTGCCACCTTTGCCATCGAAGTCCGACAACCGTCACAGTGTGGAATAGAACAAGGCCGTGAATGCCAAGTCGGCCAAGATGATCAGAAAGATCGAGCTCACCACCGAGGTCGTGGTGGCGCGCCCCACCCCTTCTGCGCCCCCGCTCACTCTCAGGCCCTGGTAGCTGCCCACCTGCGCGATGATCAGGCCAAAGAAGAGGCTCTTCACCAAACCGGTGAGCAGGTCTTTCATGACCAGAGCGTCGGCGGTCTCTTTGAGGTATTGCACCGCGGAGAGCTTCAAGGCCGTGACCGCGATGCTCAGGCCGCCGGCAATCCCCACCGCGTCCGCGATCAGCGTCAGGCAAGGGACGGCCACCATGAGGGCCAGGGTACGCGGCACCACCAGCAGATGAATGGGGTCGATGCCCATGGTGCGCAGCGCGTCGATCTCCTCCGACACCTTCATGGTGCCCAGCTCCGCAGCGATCGCCGACCCGCTGCGCCCGGTGACGATGATGGCGGTGAGCATGGGGCCCATCTCCCTGGTCATGGACACCGCCAGCAAGTCGGCCACGTAGATGGTGGCCCCAAACGGCTCCAGTTGATAAGCAGCCTGCATGGCCAGGATCAACCCCACCAGAAAGCACATCACCGCCACGATGGGCACGGAATCGGCGCCGGTGCGTACCAACTGCTGGGTCGTATGGCTAAGGCGCACCCGCGCCAGCAGAATGCGGGCACAGGTACGCCAACAAAGGAGGGCCATGCTTCCTGCATGGCCAGCCGTCTGCAAGGTGAGCCGCCCGACACTACCGCATGTCGACTTAACCACGCCCATCGCCGCCTGGCCTCAGGCTTGCCAAGGCCTGTGCCACATCGTCATGAATCTCGAACACATCCACCAGCCGCGTCAGCTCAAAGACCTCCAGCACCTCCTCCCGCAGGGAGGCAAGTTTGAATTCCCCCTGGTGGGCCCGGGCCATCTGCAGCCCTTCGATGAGAGTCGCTAACCCCGAACTGTCCATGTAGCTCACTCGGGCAAGATCCACGATAATCAGCGGAGACCTCTTCTTGGCCAGCGAAAGGAGAGCCTTGCGCACCTCCGGCGAGGAAAAGAGGTCCACCTCCCCGGCTACCTCCACGATGTCCGCCCCACCTTCTTGCCTAACTCTTACTTCCACCACGCCGCTCCTCAGTGTCGCGCTTGTGTTTCACCAGTAGCAGATGATTGCCTAGCACCGGATCGTTGCTGTACTGCACGGTGTCCATGACCGTTCTGATCAGGTGCAGCCCAAAGCCGCCTGGCCTGACGCGGTCAGTGGCTGGCGCCTGCACTCTTTGCAGGTCCGCCTTTTTCCCATAGTCGCGCAGCCGCACCTCCAGGCGGTCAGGAAACATGCGGCAGCGAATCTCGATCGGGTGCCCATTTTCGCCGCCGTAGGCGTGCTTGATGATGTTGGAACAGGCCTCGTCCACCGCCAGGACCACGCTGTTCTTCTCCAAGTTGGTGAAACCCATGATGGCGCACAGGTGGCCAACGCCTGCCCGGACGATTTTCAGCATGCGTGGGTCGCTGGGAATGGTGAGAACCACCTCGTCGCCGCACTTTTCGCCAACGTTGCCTTGGTTCATCTCTGATCCCATGCGCTGTTGTTGAGGCAGCCCCAAGCCTGCCCTCCTCGTGAGTGTCCCTCAGCCCCTCAGCGGCCGTCCCGCGCGCGGCAATTCAATGCGCCTCAAGCCAATTCCTGCCCACCCCGATATCCACCTTGATCGGCACGTCCATGGTGATGGCGTGCTCCATTTCGTGCCGCACCAGGGTGCGCACCTGCTCCACCTCGTTTTTGGGCACCTCAAACACCAGCTCGTCGTGCACCTGCAAGATCATCTTGGTCTTAAGCCCTGACTGGCGCAGAGCGCGACTGATATTGATCATCGCCACCTTGATGAGGTCCGCAGCCGAGCCCTGAATGGGCATGTTGATGGCGGTGCGCTCGGCAAACTCCCGCATCCGCCGATTGTCGCTATTGATTTCCGGCAGGTACCGCCGGCGGTTGAGGAGCGTGGTCACGTAGCCCTGACGATGCGCCTGCTCCAGCGTCTTCATGATGTACTGGTGCACGCCCGGGTAGGTGGCAAAGTAGGTGGCAATGAAGGCCTCGGCTTCTTCCACGGGGATGTCCAGGCGCGTCGACAAGCCATAGGCCCCCATGCCGTACATGATGCCAAAGTTCACCTCCTTGGCCCGCCGCCGGTGCTCCGGAGTGACCTCCTCTGGGTCCAACTTGAACACCAGGGCAGCAGTGCGCCGGTGCACGTCCTCGCCATCGACAAAGGCCTGGCGCAGGCGTGGGTCGCCGGACAGATGGGCCATGATGCGCAGCTCGATCTGCGAATAGTCCGCGTCCAGAATCACGTGGTCATCGTCCTTCGGGATGAAGGCCTTGCGGATCTGGCTGCCCATCTCCGTGCGAATGGGAATGTTCTGGAGGTTAGGGTCCGAAGAGGAGAGGCGTCCCGTGGCCGTCACTGCCTGATTGAACGAAGTGTGCACCCGTCCGGTACGCGGGTTGACCAACTTGGGCAGCGCATCCACGTAGGTGGACTTCAGCTTGGCCAGCTGCCGGTACTCGAGGATGGTGCGCGGCAATGGGTGCTCTTTTGCCAGCTCTTCCAACACCGCCACGTCGGTGGAGTAGCCGGTCTTGGTGCGCCGCACCTTGCGGAGCTTCAGCTTCTCAAAGAGGATCGTGCCCAGCTGCTGCGTGGAGTTGATGTTGAACTCCTCCCCTGCCTGGTCGTAGATCTGGGCCATGAGGCCGTCCATCTGCCGGCTCAACTCCTGGGACATCTGCTCCAAGAAGGGCACATCCAGTGACACTCCGTCCAGCTCCATCTGCATGAGCACCGGCACCAAGGGCATCTCCACGCTCTCGAACAGCTCCCACAGCGCGGCCTCATGCAGCTGCGGCGCCAACTTCTCCTGCAGACGCCAGGCAAAGTCGGCATCCTCGCAGGCGTATTCGGCGATCTGGGCCAGGGGCACTTCCGCCATACTCCGCTGCTTCTTGCCCGAGCCGATGAGCTCGCTGATGGCGATCTTCTTGTGGCCGAAATGCTCCAGCGCCAGCGAATCCAAGTTGTGCTGCCGGCCCGAGGGATTCAGCAGATAGGAGGCGATCATGCTGTCGAACTCCACGCCTGCCAGGGTCACGCCGGCCATCTTGAGCACCGCCATGTCGAACTTGACATTCTGACCACACTTCTTGAGGCCGGGGTCCTCAAGCAGAGGTTTGAGCAGTGCCAGCACCTCCGCAGCAGGAGCCCAGGGGGTAAAGTCCAAGGCCGGCGCCTGCACGGGAACGTAGTAGGCCTCGCCCGCCCGCCAGGCAAAGGAGAGGCCGACGATCTCGGCGTCGATGGGATTCAGCGAGGTGGTCTCCAGGTCAAGAGCAAACTTGCCGGCGGCGCGCAGCTGGGTAATGAGCCACTCCAGTTCCTCCCGAGTGAGGATGGCGCGATAGGTCACCGCCTGCTGGCCACGTTGGGCAAACTGGTCGGCCAGCGACGCGAATTCTAACTCATGGAACAGCCGCATCAGGCGCGGGGCATCGGGCTCCCGTCGCACCAACTGGTCGAAGGTCAAGTCGACGTCCACGTTGCAGTCGATGGTCACCAGCTTCCTGGAGATCTCCAGTTCCTGTTGATGCTCCACAATGGCCTTGCGCACCGCATCGCGCTTGATGTTTTCGACGTTGCGCATGAGGTTTTCCAAGTCACCGAACTCCTTGAGCAAGGCCGCCGCCCCTTTCGGCCCGATGCCTGGCACTCCTGGGACGTTGTCCGAGGCATCGCCTGCTAAGGCAAGATAGTCCACCACGCGCTGCGGGGGAACGCCGAGCTTCTCTTCCACGCCCGCGACGTCCAGCACCTCAACGGCTTCGCCGGCGCGACGGGGATTGTAGACCTTGATAGCCGGCGAGACCAGCTGCAGCAGGTCCTTGTCGCCGCTGACCACGTAGGTCTCCAGACCCTGCTGCTCAGCGCGCTTGGCCAGCGTGCCGATGATGTCGTCCGCCTCGAACCCCGGCTTCTCGATGATGGGGATGCCCAGCGCTTCGACCACCTCGCGCACGCGCGGCAGTTGCTCGATGAGGTCGACGGGCGCCTCCTGGCGCGTGGCCTTGTACTGCTCATACAGCTGATGCCGGAAGGTCGGCTCCGGCCGGTCGAACACCACTGCCAGGTAGTCGGGCTGTTCCTCCTGCACAATCTTGAGCAGGGAGCGCGTCACGCCAAAGACCGCGCTGGTGTTCTCTCCCTTGGAATTGATCAACGGGTTGCGGATGAACGCGTAGTAGGAGCGGAAAACCAGTGCCGATCCATCCACAAGAAACAGCCGCTTGCGTTCTGAGGTCACCTTGGTCCCTTTCGCTCACTCCTCAGCCCCCGCGAAAGCGGAGAAAATGTAATAGAAATTTGCCGGAATGTCAATTGGTCTTTTCTCCAGGAACGCGCGGGTAGCCAGGCGTGGATCGGCCACTATCCGACCATCGTGGTGCTGCAGCGAAAGGCCTGTGCGGTCGAGACCATGTTGCGCACCTGCTCCGCAGAGCAGCTGAGCATTTTCAGGCGCAGGGCCAGGGGGTCTCTGGAGTCATGCAGGCGCTCCCAATAGGGTTCAGGGCTCATGGGTGGTCCTCCGGGGTGGGTGGTGGAATATAATATTCCTGGGGCAATCGTGCAACCAGATCCTTGGTTTGGCGCAATGACAACCAGGCCACCGCACAGGGACAGAACGACTCGAAGCTATCCCTGATCACCTCACCTAGGTGGGAAGGTTTTGCCTGGTCCCTACACTGCAAAGGGAAAAAGACCTTGCATTTGTGCGGGGCTAAGCATATATTTCAAACGTTTTGCAGCAAGGGCCCGGATGTTGGGGCTCGCAACGAAGGACAAGTGACGTCGCGAAAGGGAACTGCATATGCCTGTCATGACCAAGATGCGGCAGAGCATGAAGACCATTCTCATGATCCTGGTGCTGGCCTTCCTCGCCACCATCGTCTTCGAATGGGGCATGGGTGGGCTGAAGTGCGGCACCACCACCAGGTTCCAGCAGGGGGTGATCGCCGTGGTCAACGGCCAGGACATCACCCGCGAGCAGTACGACGCTGCCTTGGAGAATGAGCTCACCGCTTACCGCCAGCGCACCGGCCAGGACGTCGACGATTACGGCATGGAAAGCATTCGCAGCAGCGTCTGGGACCGCCTGGTGGAAAATGTGCTCTTGAGCCAGGAGGTCAAGAAGCTTGGCCTGGAGGTAACTGACGAGGAAATCAAGCACCACATCTTCGAGCAGCCGCCCGACTTTGTGCGCGAAGTCGAAGTGTTCAAAGGCGAGGACGGCAACTTTGACCTGCGTCGCTACCAGGCAGCGCTGCAGGACGAGCGTTTCCGGGAGTACTGGATACAGCTGGAGCGACTCCTGCGGCTCTACCTGCCTCAGCAAAAGCTGCAGGACGCCATCACCGCCAGCGTGCGCGTCACCGACGACGAGGTACGCCGGGAATATCAGCAGCAGAAGCAGCGGGCGCGCGTGAAGTACATCTTCTTCGACCCCACGGCCCACGGCCAGGAGGAGCCGGAAATCTCGCCTAAAGAAGTGCTCGAGTACTACCGGAAGCATCGCCAAGACTTTACCGAGCCGGAGAAGCGCAAGATCGACTATGTGCTCTTCAGCACGCAAGCCACAGCCGCAGACACGGCCGAGGTGTGGCGCTTGGCTGAAGAAATTCTCAGTCGAGCACGACAGGGTGAGGACTTTGCCGACCTTGCCGAGACTTACTCTGAGGACCCAGGCACCTCGGACAAAGGGGGTGACTTGGGGTACGTTGAGCGCGAGGCCATGCTCGAGGCCTTCTCGGATGCCGCCTTTGCCGCACCGGTGGGCGCAGTGGTCGGGCCGGTAAAGACCATCCATGGGCTGCACATCATCAAGGTCGAGGACAAGAAGAGGGAGGACGGTAAGGAGAAGGTCAAGGCGCGGCACATTCTGCTCAAGTTTGGCCCGCTGCGCACCACCATCGAAAACGCCAACTATGCGGCCCGTAACTTTGCCGACCGCCTGCGCGAGGGGGAGGACTTTTACGCCCTGGCTAGGGCAGAGACTCTTGAGGTTCATCACAGCGACTTTTTCCCGGCCGGGGGATTCGTCCCCGAATTGGGGCGGGATCCGCAGACCTCGCGCTTCATCTTCACGGCCCGGCAGGGCACGACCAGCGGTGCCATTCGCACAGACCGGGGCTTTGTCGTCCTGGTGGTGGCCGGCATCCAGAAGGAACACGTGCGGCCTGTGGAAGACGTAGAGCCACAGATCCGCGCCGTGCTCACCCAGGAGCGCAACCGCGAGCGCTCCCGGCACATGTGCGAGCAGGCCTACCAGAAGGTGGCCGCAGGCATGACGCTCGAAGAGATCGCCGCCCAGGACTCCCTGCAAGTCAAGACGACCGACTGGTTCACGATGGCCGGCTTTGTGCCGGGAGTGGGTCGGGAGCCGCAATTCCTGGGCGCAGCTTTTGGGCTGGAGAAAGACAAAACTTCCAAACCCATCGAGGGCAGGCGCGGCTACTATCTTTTGCAGGTGGTGGAGAGGGAAAAATTCAACACCGCGGAGTTCGAGGCGCAGAAGCAAGTGCTCAAGCAGCAGCTCCTGCAGCGCAAGCGGAACCGGGTGTTCCAGGACTGGTTGGCGGACTTGAAGAAGAAGGCCTCGATCAGGGACTTTCGCGGCTACTACGGGTATTGAGAGCCCTAGTATGAAGAGAGGCCGGTGGAATTCCGCTGGCCTCTTCTTTTTTCCGGAGCAAAACAGTCGTAGGTATGCGCCCGCAGAGCAAAGGGAGAATGCTCAGAAGCGCATGTTGGCGAACTCCTCGTACAGCGCGAGCACGGCGGGCAGATATTCCCTGGTCTCGCGCGGCAGCATGCGGTCGTCCCTGCCGCTCTTCACCCACAGCGCCGCCCACTTCTCGCCACCATTGTAGGCAGCCAACCCGCCGTCTACGTCGTAGTAGTCGATCTGGCTTGCCAGAAAGCGGGCGCCCAGCCGGACGTTGTAGACGGGGTTGAACAGCACCTCCTCCGGCGAGCTCCAGTTGAGGCCTTCGTAGCTTGCCAGGAACATGCCGGTGGCGGGCATGATCTGCATGAGCCCCATGGCCCCGGCCGGGGAAACGATGTCCGGGTCCCAGGTGCCAGCAGTTTCGTGGGTGATGGTCGCGCACAACAGATCGACGTCGAGATTGGTGTACTTTAGGGTCATGTTGTAGATCTCGTTGGCGATCTCGTAGCGCTGACTCGAGGGCATCTCCGGATTGTACATCTGGATGATGGCCATCACCTTCTGGATGTGGTACTGCCGGATGCTGTCGGCATTGAGCGATGCCCGCAGCTGTTGCAGCGACTGCTCCAGCTCCCGTACGCGGTGCCTGGGGCCCAGGTCCAGAAGTCGAAAGAGCAGGCCGCCGGTGGCCAGCAGGGCCACGACGATCACTGCACCGAGCGCCACGCGCGGACGCCGGTGGTTTGTCCTCCGATTTGCCATTTTACTCCCTCTCACACTTCTCAGCACTTTGCTGCACACGATACACAAAAGGCAAGTCGCCCGCCGTTAGGCTGGTGGCAGACTTGCCGGTCCTCATCTGCAGAGGTGCTCGCCCCCTACGCGCCCTTTCCGCGAACCTCCTACACCTCATCCGCCGCAGTCGGCACAAAAAAGAAACCGAGCATTGATGTGAACCGGGATTAGGGGGGTTACCGGTTTCGGAGTATCAAGCTCGGCTTCTTGAATCGTAACCAAGCCTTGAACTTGAACCGGGATTAGGGGGGTTACCGGTATCAGGGGGTCTGGCTCGATTACGGTGCAAATATACAAAACTTGCCCCCGCGTGTCAAGTGTTTTTTTGTGCGCGCTGATTTTTTTGCGGCCTTATTCCAGGAGGATGGCCGCAAGGCTGCGGAACTGCGCCGGAGAGATCTCCTCCCTGGCCAACCGCCTCACGTCGCGCATCTTTACGGCGATTTGCAGGCGCGTAGCCTGTGGGGCGCCATAGGTGCCGACCTCCAGGAGCACGACGACAGATTCGCCCTCCGGAACGGAGCGCAGCGCCGGACAATAGCGTCCGAGGAGGTCAACCACCTCATTGGCCAAGCTACGCAATTGCTGCTCGCGGGATTCCTTCTCCTT
Coding sequences:
- a CDS encoding peptidylprolyl isomerase; protein product: MTKMRQSMKTILMILVLAFLATIVFEWGMGGLKCGTTTRFQQGVIAVVNGQDITREQYDAALENELTAYRQRTGQDVDDYGMESIRSSVWDRLVENVLLSQEVKKLGLEVTDEEIKHHIFEQPPDFVREVEVFKGEDGNFDLRRYQAALQDERFREYWIQLERLLRLYLPQQKLQDAITASVRVTDDEVRREYQQQKQRARVKYIFFDPTAHGQEEPEISPKEVLEYYRKHRQDFTEPEKRKIDYVLFSTQATAADTAEVWRLAEEILSRARQGEDFADLAETYSEDPGTSDKGGDLGYVEREAMLEAFSDAAFAAPVGAVVGPVKTIHGLHIIKVEDKKREDGKEKVKARHILLKFGPLRTTIENANYAARNFADRLREGEDFYALARAETLEVHHSDFFPAGGFVPELGRDPQTSRFIFTARQGTTSGAIRTDRGFVVLVVAGIQKEHVRPVEDVEPQIRAVLTQERNRERSRHMCEQAYQKVAAGMTLEEIAAQDSLQVKTTDWFTMAGFVPGVGREPQFLGAAFGLEKDKTSKPIEGRRGYYLLQVVEREKFNTAEFEAQKQVLKQQLLQRKRNRVFQDWLADLKKKASIRDFRGYYGY
- a CDS encoding STAS domain-containing protein, with the protein product MEVRVRQEGGADIVEVAGEVDLFSSPEVRKALLSLAKKRSPLIIVDLARVSYMDSSGLATLIEGLQMARAHQGEFKLASLREEVLEVFELTRLVDVFEIHDDVAQALASLRPGGDGRG
- a CDS encoding ATP-binding protein, which encodes MNQGNVGEKCGDEVVLTIPSDPRMLKIVRAGVGHLCAIMGFTNLEKNSVVLAVDEACSNIIKHAYGGENGHPIEIRCRMFPDRLEVRLRDYGKKADLQRVQAPATDRVRPGGFGLHLIRTVMDTVQYSNDPVLGNHLLLVKHKRDTEERRGGSKS
- a CDS encoding transglycosylase SLT domain-containing protein; protein product: MANRRTNHRRPRVALGAVIVVALLATGGLLFRLLDLGPRHRVRELEQSLQQLRASLNADSIRQYHIQKVMAIIQMYNPEMPSSQRYEIANEIYNMTLKYTNLDVDLLCATITHETAGTWDPDIVSPAGAMGLMQIMPATGMFLASYEGLNWSSPEEVLFNPVYNVRLGARFLASQIDYYDVDGGLAAYNGGEKWAALWVKSGRDDRMLPRETREYLPAVLALYEEFANMRF
- a CDS encoding ABC transporter permease gives rise to the protein MVKSTCGSVGRLTLQTAGHAGSMALLCWRTCARILLARVRLSHTTQQLVRTGADSVPIVAVMCFLVGLILAMQAAYQLEPFGATIYVADLLAVSMTREMGPMLTAIIVTGRSGSAIAAELGTMKVSEEIDALRTMGIDPIHLLVVPRTLALMVAVPCLTLIADAVGIAGGLSIAVTALKLSAVQYLKETADALVMKDLLTGLVKSLFFGLIIAQVGSYQGLRVSGGAEGVGRATTTSVVSSIFLIILADLAFTALFYSTL
- the polA gene encoding DNA polymerase I codes for the protein MTSERKRLFLVDGSALVFRSYYAFIRNPLINSKGENTSAVFGVTRSLLKIVQEEQPDYLAVVFDRPEPTFRHQLYEQYKATRQEAPVDLIEQLPRVREVVEALGIPIIEKPGFEADDIIGTLAKRAEQQGLETYVVSGDKDLLQLVSPAIKVYNPRRAGEAVEVLDVAGVEEKLGVPPQRVVDYLALAGDASDNVPGVPGIGPKGAAALLKEFGDLENLMRNVENIKRDAVRKAIVEHQQELEISRKLVTIDCNVDVDLTFDQLVRREPDAPRLMRLFHELEFASLADQFAQRGQQAVTYRAILTREELEWLITQLRAAGKFALDLETTSLNPIDAEIVGLSFAWRAGEAYYVPVQAPALDFTPWAPAAEVLALLKPLLEDPGLKKCGQNVKFDMAVLKMAGVTLAGVEFDSMIASYLLNPSGRQHNLDSLALEHFGHKKIAISELIGSGKKQRSMAEVPLAQIAEYACEDADFAWRLQEKLAPQLHEAALWELFESVEMPLVPVLMQMELDGVSLDVPFLEQMSQELSRQMDGLMAQIYDQAGEEFNINSTQQLGTILFEKLKLRKVRRTKTGYSTDVAVLEELAKEHPLPRTILEYRQLAKLKSTYVDALPKLVNPRTGRVHTSFNQAVTATGRLSSSDPNLQNIPIRTEMGSQIRKAFIPKDDDHVILDADYSQIELRIMAHLSGDPRLRQAFVDGEDVHRRTAALVFKLDPEEVTPEHRRRAKEVNFGIMYGMGAYGLSTRLDIPVEEAEAFIATYFATYPGVHQYIMKTLEQAHRQGYVTTLLNRRRYLPEINSDNRRMREFAERTAINMPIQGSAADLIKVAMINISRALRQSGLKTKMILQVHDELVFEVPKNEVEQVRTLVRHEMEHAITMDVPIKVDIGVGRNWLEAH
- a CDS encoding ABC transporter ATP-binding protein; the encoded protein is MAKVAIQVCDLVARYDSRVILDHINLEVRKGETMVIVGRSGCGKSTLLRHMVGLDQPASGHVFIDGIDITSADDKARNELLRKMGVLFQSGALFNSMSIGDNVALPLREHTRLEESTIRIMTRMKLDAVGLAGFEHFWPAQLSGGMKKRAALARAIAMDPEYLFCDEPSAGLDPVVAMGIDKLLLRLKRAFKMTMVVVTHELASIFTIADRIAMIDGGRIIAVGTPDELRASTHRRVQQFLNREADEEELDPKAYFRALTQEPGD